The proteins below are encoded in one region of Tachypleus tridentatus isolate NWPU-2018 chromosome 4, ASM421037v1, whole genome shotgun sequence:
- the LOC143248959 gene encoding neurochondrin homolog, which produces MEDFHKCIERLHKTKSDAEKFAALLVLVKTLKIGGYELDHVQQKDIFDAVGSSFLQRLLHPHHDIDGCPQEIFRSVALTVLAVVSGSPKSPAHDFICSNLDTFKEILQSKESNSFQDLIEKDILQCLVNVCSTEEGRNGIISKQFVDYLVNVAINYLLDHEKAMHILMTLSHYFKSDLWTREAASFSAVINFIASEFREETTSRKFELCNILTKLLTDNPRCSADVHADWSKIIQEGLFDLLNNQLGKAQCRDALKLACAMVERFGLLWMLNSNDETKAIRKEFCFLIHLVCIEVQMILKDRSVEEIVENIDMLSACYTVLEATTPILCDESVWQIDSGAEQLLTPVNEAFRAVISFLLKATKEVDDWHGFSEHKQYLIVISVKALSAWLAEETIYLKEEVCIVIPNILKIGQCMFWDKKEEFLEGTCGKDTDVIWFLTPALHHMSADDAIRKVPQNASQLLVEYLDFQWLLWRKDMNKASETCIITLCGIFKNLVILEAKMTSESMLFFSLLKFLLNTVLHIPRGFEHITLKANITVLGLLIARQHSHKIKSCETSFCRFLAASVKFLWDCHQVEDSQDTSALVIMREYRKVWSEIMELWFLGMIALSNLLSHVPWVAPFLLESGWPQHIVLSLGKVSCNGVDASIKSAYQEFLCSLLRNCTDAKEQLLNCGGMSISQCHELRELGALLK; this is translated from the coding sequence ATGGAAGATTTTCATAAATGTATTGAGAGATTGCACAAAACAAAGAGTGATGCTGAAAAATTTGCAGCCCTTCTTGTTTTAGTGAAGACTTTGAAAATAGGTGGCTATGAACTGGATCATGTACAGCAAAAGGATATTTTTGATGCAGTGGGATCATCATTTTTACAGAGGCTGTTGCATCCACATCATGATATAGATGGATGTCCTCAAGAAATATTTAGGTCAGTTGCTTTAACAGTTTTAGCAGTAGTATCTGGTTCTCCTAAATCACCAGCACATGACTTTATTTGTAGTAATCTTGATACTTTTAAAGAAATCCTTCAGTCAAAAGAATCTAATTCTTTCCAGGATTTAATTGAAAAAGACATTTTAcaatgtttagtaaatgtttgcTCAACAGAAGAAGGTAGAAATGGTATTATTTCCAAACAGTTTGTGGATTATCTTGTAAATGTGGCTATAAATTATTTGCTTGATCATGAAAAAGCTATGCATATTCTAATGACCCTCAGTCATTATTTCAAGAGTGATTTGTGGACTCGAGAAGCTGCTTCATTTTCTGCAGTAATAAACTTTATAGCTTCTGAGTTTAGAGAAGAAACTACAAGTCGGAAGTTTGAACTTTGTAATATCTTAACAAAGTTACTGACTGATAATCCCAGGTGTTCGGCAGATGTTCATGCAGATTGGAGTAAAATCATACAAGAAGGCTTGTTTGATTTGCTGAATAACCAACTAGGAAAAGCACAATGCCGGGATGCATTGAAGTTGGCATGTGCAATGGTGGAGAGATTTGGATTACTTTGGATGTTGAATAGTAATGATGAGACAAAAGCAATTAGAAAAGAGTTTTGCTTTTTGATTCATCTAGTGTGTATAGAAGTTCAAATGATTTTGAAAGACCGATCAGTTGAAGAAATTGTTGAGAATATAGACATGCTTTCTGCTTGTTATACAGTTTTGGAGGCAACCACACCCATATTGTGTGATGAGTCTGTATGGCAAATTGATTCAGGAGCAGAACAGTTACTTACTCCAGTTAATGAAGCATTTAGAGCTGTTATATCATTTTTACTAAAAGCTACAAAAGAAGTAGACGATTGGCATGGTTTTTCTgaacataaacaatatttaattgttaTCTCAGTCAAAGCACTTTCAGCTTGGTTAGCAGAAGAAACTATTTATCTGAAAGAAGAAGTGTGCATTGTTATTCCTAACATCTTAAAGATAGGACAGTGCATGTTTTGGGATAAAAAAGAAGAGTTTTTGGAAGGTACCTGTGGTAAAGACACTGATGTCATTTGGTTTTTGACTCCTGCTTTGCATCACATGAGTGCAGATGATGCAATTCGTAAAGTTCCCCAAAATGCATCACAACTTTTAGTTGAGTATCTTGATTTTCAGTGGTTGCTATGGAGGAAAGATATGAACAAAGCCTCTGAAACATGCATCATTACCCTCTGTGGAATTTTCAAGAATTTGGTGATTTTAGAAGCAAAGATGACATCAGAAAGTATGTTGTTCTTTTCCTTGTTAAAATTTTTACTTAACACAGTGTTACACATACCTCGAGGATTTGAACACATAACCCTCAAGGCAAATATTACAGTCCTGGGACTTCTCATTGCCAGACAACATTCTCATAAAATTAAAAGCTGCGAGACAAGCTTTTGCCGTTTTCTTGCAGCTAGTGTGAAGTTTCTCTGGGACTGTCACCAGGTGGAGGATTCACAAGATACCTCAGCTTTAGTTATTATGCGAGAATACCGCAAAGTGTGGAGTGAAATTATGGAACTCTGGTTTCTTGGAATGATAGCACTCTCAAATCTTCTTTCTCATGTTCCATGGGTGGCTCCCTTTCTTCTTGAAAGTGGTTGGCCTCAGCACATTGTTTTGTCACTGGGGAAGGTTAGTTGTAATGGTGTAGATGCAAGCATCAAGTCAGCATATCAGGAGTTCTTGTGTTCTTTACTACGAAACTGCACAGATGCTAAAGAACAGCTTTTGAATTGTGGTGGTATGTCGATAAGTCAATGCCACGAGTTGAGAGAACTAGGAGcacttttgaaataa